From Pirellulaceae bacterium:
TGACAAATCCATTCTTTATGACGATCAAGGAATCGATGGAGTCAGAGGCTGCCAAGCACGGCTATCAGTTGTTGGTGGTTTCGGGGGAACGCGATCCGAAGAAACAATCAGATCAAGTCGATGATTTCATTGTGAAGGAAGTGGATGCGATTATTCTCAATCCTTGTGACAAATCCGCCGTTGGTCCCGCGATTAAAAAGGCCAATGAGGCGGGGATTCCCGTATTCACCAACGACCTGGCCTACGTTGGTAGCGATGGCAAAGTCGTCTGTCACGTGGCCACCGACAATCTCCAGGGCGGGCGTTTAGCGGGCGAAGCGATGGTGAAATTATTGGGCGAGGCAGGTGGTAAAGTTGCGATTATTGATTTTCCGCAAGCCGAATCGTGCCAATTGCGTGTCGCCGGTTTCGAAGAAATACTTGCTGCTCACAATAAACAGCCCAACGTGAATCCGATTGAGGTTGTTTCCAAAACCGATGGGGGCGGCGTGCGGGATGAAGGGAATAAAGCGGCTCGAGACGCTTTGGAATCGAATCCAGATTTAGCGGCCGTTTTTGCCATCAATGATCTCTCGGCGTTGGGTGCTTATGCTGCTCTCAAGGCGGCTGGCAAAACGGAACAGGTGAAAATTATCGGTTTCGATGGCGAGCTCGCCGGGAAACAAGCAATTCGTGACGGCAAGATCGTTTGTGATCCGATTCAGTATCCGGATCAGATTGGTGCGAAGACGATTGAAATGTTAATGAAGTATCTTGCCGGCGATGACATCCAATCGGAAATGACGAACGGACAAATCCTGATCCCTTCCAAGCTCTACTATAAAGCCGATGCCGACGTGGACCCGGCGTTGCAGAATTAGTTTTTCGATCAGTTTGCTGCCGTTTGTCTCATGCTCGGACAGTGCTGAATAGTCGCATGCAACAGCCTCAGGTCGCCGCAAACGAAGAACCTCTGTTGGAGATGCGCGCCATTGGAAAAACATTTCCTGGTGTTCGCGCACTTGACGATGTCGATCTGACCTTGCATCGCGGAGAAGTTGTCGCATTGCTCGGAGAAAACGGTGCCGGCAAGAGCACGCTGATTAAAATCTTGGGTGGGGCTCATTTGCCCGATTCGGGTTCAATTCAAATTGACGGTGAACCAATCTTACTGCCCAGCCCGGCAGCGGCATACGCGGCCGGGATTGGCGTGATTTTTCAAGAGTTCAATCTGATTCCAGGATTGACGGCTTGGGAAAACATTTTC
This genomic window contains:
- a CDS encoding substrate-binding domain-containing protein; protein product: MLRFRIFGLLLCGLMLVGCSKNSAQPEATKTIGYSALTLTNPFFMTIKESMESEAAKHGYQLLVVSGERDPKKQSDQVDDFIVKEVDAIILNPCDKSAVGPAIKKANEAGIPVFTNDLAYVGSDGKVVCHVATDNLQGGRLAGEAMVKLLGEAGGKVAIIDFPQAESCQLRVAGFEEILAAHNKQPNVNPIEVVSKTDGGGVRDEGNKAARDALESNPDLAAVFAINDLSALGAYAALKAAGKTEQVKIIGFDGELAGKQAIRDGKIVCDPIQYPDQIGAKTIEMLMKYLAGDDIQSEMTNGQILIPSKLYYKADADVDPALQN